The genomic stretch TGCGGGGCTGACACTTGGTGCTCTTTTCGGCCTCGGTTGTCGGGATCAGGCACATCGTTGGGCCCAGTGGATGCAGCGAACCATTGAGCAGCATGGGACGCCGCTGGCCGTGCTATACGATGTAAACGGAGCTGCGCCACCGCCAGAACGTAATATCGAAGGGGTCGATGGCTATCGCGGCTCGCGGCCGGTGCGTGTGGGTAACGCTGCTGATGGCCAGTTTCAGCTGGATGTTTATGGCGAGTTGCTGGAGTGCGTGAGCATCTGCGATAGCATGGGCGACGATGCGATGCGGGCGCACTGGCCTCATATGCGCGCCGCTGCTGATTTCATTGCAGCGCACTGGCAGGAGCCTGACCAAAGCATTTGGGAGATGCGCAGCGCGCCGCGCCACTATGTGCACTCCAAGGTCATGGCCTGGGCTGGTCTACAGCGTGCGCTATGGCTGAAGCGCCGCCATGACCTAGACGGAGATGAGGAAAGTTGGGTCAATCAGGCCGAGGCTCTACGTCAGTTAGTCCTGCGCCGTGGTGTCAGCGCCGGCGGCAACAACTTCGTCCGGGCCTTGGATGACGATAGGCTGGATGCTAGCCTCCTGTTATTAGCGCGTGTTGGCTTCGTCGAAGGCGGCGATGAACGTTTCGTCAATACGGTCGATATGATCCGCAAACAACTGGACGAAGGCGGCGGCGCGCTACGGCGCTACCCTGCTGAAATTTCGGATGGGCTAGAGGGCCGAGAAGGCGCCTTCTTCATCTGTAGCTTTTGGCTGGTCGAGGCATTAGTGCAAACCGGCCGGCCTCGAGAGGCAAAGGAGCTTTTCGAACAGCTGCTGCAACGCAAGGGTGAGCACGGCCTGTTCGCTGAGGAGTTCGACACCCGAAGCGGCCAGCATTTAGGGAACGTACCTCAGGCCTTTTCTCATGTCGGTTTGATAAACGCCGCCCTGAGCCTCGGCTCTGCTGATTAACGTAGCTGCAGCCTGCATGGTCCAGTCGATGCCACCCAGCTAGCTAGCGGGCAATGGCAACTACTGCCGCTACACAAATCACCATTACCAGTGCCAAGGCGCCCGTGGCCAGCTTGCCCACGGATTCGGAACTGAGGCCCAGTGCTTTGTCCTTGGCCTGCGCGCCGAAGCGCCCTTCGAGACGGTGCAGGCCCTCTACGGGATGGAACAGGTTGTCAGGCTGTTCATCACCGGCCGGCGAGTCGGTCATCTGCCCACTCCAGGCCTGCTTGGCCATCATCCGGTCGAGTAGGCCGGGCATGAACATGTTGCCGATAATCGCCTGAAAAGAGGCGCGTCCGATCCACAATTCGCGCGGCGCATCGGTTGCCGCGCGGACAATCGCGCGCGCTGCCACAGCAGGCGTATGGATCGGTGGGACCGGCTGCGGTCGTTTTTGCATCTTGTTGCGCGACCAGTCGAACTGCGGCGTGTTGTGCGCTGGCAGCTGCACCATGGTCAGCCGCACCCGGCTGTTGGTATGGATCAGTTCGCAGCGCAGCGAGTCGGTGAACCCACGAATGGCGAACTTGGCGGCGCAGTAGGCCGATTGCAGCAGTATCGCGCGATAGGACAGCGCCGAACCCACCTGGACGATGGTGCCGCGGTTGCGAGACTCCATATGCCGCAGCGCCGCCAGCGTGCCATGCACGAAGCCCAGATAGGTCACGTCGGTCACACGTTTGAATTCCGCCGCGCTGATCTTGTTCACCGGGCCGAACACCGTCGCCATCGCCGCGTTGACCCAGATCTCGATCGGCCCCAGTTCCGCCTCGATCCGATCGGCCGCCTGATCGATAGCTTCGGGGTCGGCGACATCCGCGGCAATTGCCAGAACTTTCGCCCCAGCCGCTTCCAGCTCGTTGCGAGTGTCCGCCAGGCCCTGCTCCCCACGCGCAATCACGGCGACGCGGTAGCCGGCCTGGGCGAACGCGTGAGCCGTCGCGCGGCCTACGCCTGCGGTCCCGCCACAGATAACGGCGGTCTGTTCGCGGTCGGTCATGTGCGGACTCCTTTTTTGTAGAGGCGATGGTGACTATCGCAACAGCGCGTTCCAGCCGGCATAGCGATGATGGATCGGTCCGCGCGGCAGACTCAGGCCGATCACCAGCGCGCCGGCGATCAGACTACCCACGGTCGCGGCGAACCCTGCACCGTCGAGGAAGGCGGGTGATGCCAGTAGCCAGGCACCGATTGGCAGGTTCAGAAAACGCAGCGGCCGTGCCACTTCGGCGCACGCCAGGACCGAGACGGTGAGCAGCAGCGAGCCCATCAGGTGATCACTGTTGGCCATCGCGCCGTCGGTGCCGAAGATCAGGCGGGTTGACATCAGCCAGACGCCTATAATGCACAGCAGCGCGAGCCCCCAGGGAAGGTTCACTCCGCGAAGGCCTCTGAGAGTCATCGAGGAAAGGCTGCCGTCGAACTCCGGCGTATTGTCCTCACGGGCGCCTTCCATTGCATCGCCTTTGAAAAAAGTTCTCCAAAACGGTTTGCCACGGCGCCGCGCATCCTTGAGGAACTGGCCCATGGCAACCAGTTCATCCAGCGCGTAAGGCATCATCACCAGCATGGCCAAGGCTTGAGCCAGGCAAAGCGTGCACCACGTACCGATGAAGATCGGCTGGGCGATGATGAAGAAGATGCTCACGACGCCCAGGGGCACTACCACCACGCCGAACGCGGCGACCATCCACGGCATGGTCCGCCAGCGCCGGGCATCGCCCATCACCGCCATGAGGAGCTCGATCATATAGGCCATCACACCGATCCCGGCATCGGACACCGGCCAGGCGCGCGACATGTCGGACGTGATGATGGTTTCAGTGCCGTTGGGCTGGGTGCCGAAGAAAGGGTCCCAGGCATTCGAGGTATGGCCAAGCTGATAAGCGGTTAGATAACGTGCGAGCAGAATGCCAATCACGGCGAGAATGGCTATTGGCAGGCGTTGCAGCCAGGTTGAAGGGTTGTAATCCCAGCCCGGTGGAACCGCGGCCTTCTGCATCATCCCGGACATGCTCATGCCTGGCATCATTGGTACTAGTGTGGAAAAGGCAATTACCAGCCCGCCGACCAGCAAGGCATTGCCGTAGCTCGCCGGGGAAGGAGTCCAGAACAGCAGCGGCGCGAACATCAACCACAATCCCATGATCGTGTTGGCCCATTGCGCCCAGCTGATCCGTTTGAGCGAGAGGATGGCGAACAACACGATCAACGCGCCGCTGATGACGTCGTTCCAGGTCATCAGCAGCGCGCGAGTGGCGACCTCGGGTAGATCACGCTCGGCTGCGAGGCGTGGCAGGTCGAGGTCGCCCGGCGCTACGTTCATGTAGCCGAAGATAAAGGGCGCACTCAGCACCCAAAAGCCGAGCAATACATTGACGAAGTGGCACCAAAGCGTCGCGATGTGGCGCCGCTCCATCATCTGCATATGCGCATCCATACCCATATCGGACGACATGGCGCCTTGGCGTAGATATTCCCCTTGATGCTCCATAGATCTAGTCCCCAGCACTGAAGTATTGGTTACGTTGCGGCAAGAGAAAAAGCGTTACGGTGTTGCGACCGCGTGCAGGTTTGGGTGAGCTCGGCCAGCGGATATCTAGGCCTTTTCTGCTAGCAAGTCAGCTGGCTTAGCTTCAACTGCACATGCTGGGATATAAGGTCATTCCGGCGAAGCTGCTCTGGCAACGAGATGACGAGCTTTGCCAGAGCAGCAAGTCGCGAATGTTACGCAGCCATGCGCTCGCATTCTTCAGCGCACTTCATGCACGCTTTGGCACACTCTTGGCAGTGATCCACTTGATGTTTCGCGCATTCCTCTCCGCATGCACGGCAGATCTTGGCGCAAAGGGCACAAAATTCTTTAGCGTAATCACTTTCGCGACTCATCAGTATGGCGGCCAACCTACAAATGTCCGCGCAGTCGCGGTCAAGCTCGATGCAGCGTGCCATCATTTTTACGTCATCCTCACGCAGGCAAGCAGAGGCGCACGTTTCGCACACAAGGGCACAGTTCGAACAAGCTTGGATACAGGAAGCGAACATTGAGTTTGTCATTGCGTTCTCCAGGGTTCGATAGTTGTATGTCGTCGGTGCCTACTGACCGATACGGCTCATCAGCCTGTTAGCAGACACTGAATTACGACACGCTCCTACCGAGCCCGTTTCGAAAAACTTCATTACAATGTTGTAAGGTAAATCCAACCGCACCGGGGCTCTGCGGGCGCAGTTGGTGGCGATGTGGCAGTCAGATTGCCTGTACGGCTTCGCTAGTCTGTGCGAGATGATTGAGTGGGAAATGGGGGGCTCCCTGTCGCCAGGACTGGGAGCATCCATTAGAGAACGGCCGGAGCGAAAGCCGCTGAACCATATGGGCAACTAGCCTTGCGGCCTAACTTTTAGAAAGCAATTGCAGAGGCCTCCGGTACCGTTGCGTCGACCAGGATGGCCTAGAGCCGACCCTTATGCTTTTGCTGAGGCGCCTTTCAAAGAGCCTAGTCAGAACCGACTAGGCACACACATATCGGATGTTAGTGCTCGTGTTGCTTCCCGTCTGCGTGCACATGGTTATTTGCAGAGGATTTGCCTTCCGCATCGGCACGGTCATTGTCAGTGCTTTCCTCCGCCGTCTGTGGCTGGTCTGACGCATGATGGTCATCGCTTTCTTTACCACCATGATGCCCGGAGCCTGGTTGGCCGGGTGCTCCACCCGAGCTGCTAGAGCCGTGGTGATCCGAGCCGCCACTGTCGCCCTGATGGTGGTCGCCCGAGGCCATCTCGCCGTGTTGCTCACCATGCCCAGCTGGGGTCTCCAGACCACCATGTTGGTTACCACCGCTAGAGGCAACGAGTGCTCATACGCTCCCTCATCTAGCCCAGGAAGCTTTTTGCAGAAAAGCCACCATTGCCCAGTGTACGGGTCAGCCATGCTTCTTCCCCACGCAGGCATCCCAGTGGCCTTAATTCCAGGCTTGATGGCCCAAAATGTTTTTGCTGGGTCATCGGAGTTCCGCTTCAGCAATTAGCATGCCACGCATGCTTGCGTCTGAATCTTACGATTTGTCAGATCACACATGCCCCAACCGCGTGAGCAGGCGAATCGCTAATTGTCCGTGTTCTGCCTGTTCGCTCCTGCAGTTAAGGCGTCGTTTCCTACCGGCAAAAAAAAGGCGCCATCTAGGCGCCGATAGGCCAAAGGAGCATGAAAAGGCCAAAAAGCAGAGTGTGGGAGCAACTGCTGAGGTAGACGTTAACGCTACAAGCTGTCAGACAGATGATGCGAGCATTACGTTTCTGTAAGGTACTGGCTGCACGCCCTGACAATCGGCACACTGCTCCAAATGCCGGAGGGAATACTTTCATGAAGCTTCTTGTTGCTGAAGACGAGCCGAAAACAGGCACCTACCTACAGCAGGGGCTTTCAGAGGCAGGCTTCACAGTCGATAGAGTTGAAAACGGGACCGATGCTGCTCAGCACGCGCTTCATACCACATACGACTTGCTCATCTTAGACGTGATGATGCCTGGCCTGGATGGGTGGCAGGTTTTACAGAAAGTCCGCGCTGCTGGTAATGAGGTTCCCGTGCTCTTTCTCACCGCCCGAGACGGGGTTCAGGATCGAGTAAAGGGATTGGAGTTGGGCGCTGATGATTATCTCATCAAGCCGTTTGCCTTCTCCGAATTGCTAGCCAGGATCCGTACGTTGCTTCGCCGCGGCAATAATGCTCCCAACCAAACAATACTCAAACTCCTCGACCTTGAGGTCGATCTGCTCAGGCGTCGGGTTACGCGATCGGGGAAACGAATAGACCTAAGGAATCTCCGAACAAGCCTTCAGTTATGCGAGAATCCCCGCAACACCTGATCCGAGCCGCCCATGAGCCAGATGAGCTTTTCCGACTTTGAGTACGCCGGCAAGCGCAAGCAAACCCGCCGAGAGCGCTTCCTCGCCGAAATGGATCAGGTGGTGCCCTGGGCAGGCCTGCTGGAGCTGATCGAACCGTTCTACCCCAAGGCCGGCGGCGGTAGAAAACCCTATCCTCTGGAAACCATGCTGCGCATCCATCTGTTGCAGAACTGGTTCTCCCTGAGCGACCCGGCCATGGAAGAAGCGCTCTACGAAATCACGCCCATGCGCCAGTTCGCACGCCTGACGCTGAGCGCGCCAATCCCCGAAGACACCACGATCATGAACTTCCGGCACTTGCTGGAGAAGCATCAGCTCGCACCGGCAATCCTTGCGGTCATCAATGGTTATCTGCAGGAAAAAGGCCTGTCGCTGCGCCAAGGCACCATCGTCGATGCCACCATTATTCATGCCCCCAGCTCGACCAAAAATAAAGAAGGCAAGCGTGATCCCGAGATGCACCAGACCAAGAAAGGCGGTCAGTATTTCTTCGGGATGAAGGCGCACATCGGTGCCGATGTCGAGTCCGGCCTGGTGCATCACGTCCATGGCACCGCTGCCAATGTGGCCGATGTCACGCAGGTGGCTGAACTGCTGCATGGCGAAGAAAACGCCGTGTATGCAGATGCCGGTTACACCGGTGTCGAAAGGCGCGAAGAGCATGAAAATCGGGGGGTGATCTGGCAGATTGCAGCGCGTCGCAGCACCTATTCCAAGCTGAACCAGCGCAGCGTACTGTACAAAGCCAAGCGCAAGATCGAGTTCTGCAAGGCTCAGACACGGGCCAAGGTCGAGCATCCGTTTCGCGTGATCAAGCGGCAGTTTGGTTACGTGAAAGTACGTTTTCGTGGGCTGATGAAAAACACGGCTCAGTTGACCACGCTGTTCGCCCTGGCAAACCTGTGGAGGGTTCGAAAACAGCTCATGGGTATGGGTGAGGTTCGCGTTTAACACGGAGAACCGGTCGAAAAAGCTCTCCGTACATGATTTTTCGGTCACTTTTCGTCCAATAACGCTGTAGGTGCCTGGAAAATTGCAACTTGCCGCGGCTGCACGACAAGTTGATCGGAGCATCCCTAAAGGACCGCGATGGACAGATTCGCTCGCTGGAGGAAAAACATCAGCACGCCCGTGATGCCCTGGAGCACTATCGCCAGGCTGCCAAGGAGCAGCGTGAGCAGGAGCAGCGCCGGCACGAGTCTCAGGTGCAACAGCTGCAACTGGAGCTGCGGCAGTTACAGCAGACCCTGATCGTCAAACAGGATGAGCTGACCCAGCTCAACCGCGACAATGCACGGCTGCTCGCCGAGGCGCGGCAGTTACAGAAGGATCAACATGCGCAGCAGCAGCTTCTCACCCAGAAGGCTCAGGCCTTAGAGGTCGCTCAGCGCTCGCTGACCGGAATGGAGCGTACGAATGATGCCTTGGAACAACGCAGTAACACTTTGCAGGCCGAAGTAGCCCGGCTTGGTGAAAGGGCCGAGGTTCAGGCACAAAAAGCGCAGACCTTACAGGAGCGTTTGTCCGAAGCTCTCTTGCAACTGAAGCTGATTGAGCATTCACCGCTTGCCAACGGCGGTGCGGATAGCCATGAACCGTTACCGGGGCCAGAAGCAGACACGCCTTAACTTGTGCGGGCGTCAACTGAGCAACGCCGCCGACGGACTGGATTTGTCAGGGTCGCATCGTCGTGAATGAGATGCTACGAACCGGTCTTTGGCCGGCATACTCAACCTTCGGCCCAAAAATCATCCTTGCGCACCAAACCGAACTCATCCTGATTGGTGTCAAGATCATCATCAAACATGGTGTTAACCATTCGCTCCCGACGTAGCATGGCCAGCGTTCGGAAAAAGCAGGGCTCGCAGAGGTGAACCTCATAACGCTCACCATCATGCTTGGAACCATAGCCCCAACACGCTTGAAGAACGCCAAACTGCTGGCCATAGCCCTCAATACTTGTGCTTTGGCAACAAGCGTCACAGGTAACGTCTGAAGTCGTTTCCGTTGGCTGCATTGCAACGTGCCGCATGATCCTCACCTCCGAGGAGAGAAAGTTTACAGCTGCCATCGAGCCCACATTCGAGACCGAAAATGGAAGATGTCGCGAAGGCCGCCTCGAACCATCACTGGGGAGAAGGATATCTTGAGATTAATTGGGGGTGGGCGAACATGCGCAAGCATGTGAGAGCAACACAAAGCCTAGAAATCAAACATTTATGGTTTGAATGTCTTAATTTCTCCGTTATCTCGTCATGCTTCCATAAAAATCCCCATCATGGAAAAGGCCTGATAAATCAATCAGGTAGGAGAGATGTGAGTGAATTTTCCCCTTATCTCGGCATGGCCCCGTGCCTGGCTGATCCGTCGTTTCATCGAGTGCGATCCATGAACCCCACCTTCTAAAAGATAGGGCCTCAGCTTACCGTGGTATCTCTGGCGAGCAGTTCCATGGCAGCAATGCTTCGTAGTCTGAGACCGACGACGCATACGGCAGGCGCTCAAGTACGTGGCGTAGCCACGTATAGGGCTCCTGGCCGTTGACCTTGGCGGTCTCGACCAAGCTGTATAATACGCTTTGCGGCGTCACCTGGGCGTACGTCTTGTCCAGCCAGCTTTTCAGCTGACCGAGGATCGGTAAGCTTCTTTCCTGGCGACCGATGAACCGCAGTTCGTCGCTGACCTCCTTGAGGTCGCGCTCGATGTCATACAGCTTATTGATCATCGTCAGCGCCACATCGGCTCGTCCGGTCTTACCCTTGGGCTGCACCTTTTGTGCTTCGACGAACTTGCGGCGCGCGTGAACCATGCATGCCAGTCGCTCGATACCGGGCTGCAACGCCAAAGCGTTGTAACCCGCATAATCGTCGGTCATCACATAGCCGCGATAGCCTTGCAGCAGACGCAATGGTACTTCCTGCGCACGGCTGGTGGTGTAGTCGAACAGCACAACTTGTCGATCAGGCGGGCCACTGGCTTGCACCCACTTCCATGCATGCGCTCGATTTTGACGCCTTGGATCTTCCAGGAGCGACCTGTGGAGGGCACGTCCTGTACGCGTAACCAAGGCATGTAGCCGACTCCGGCGCCTGCTCCAAATCCATTTGCGATGTGCCGTTCAATGTCCTGCTTCGATGAAAACCTACGACCGCGCAACCCCACCTCCTCAGCCCAACCGGACCGCTTCACCTCACTCGCAAAAATAGTCATAGGAAAAAACCGACCTACTAAGCGGCCCGTCGATGGAATTCCAACACTACTCCCGCTGACAAGTGAAGCGGCTGATCCGGACAAACGGCTTGGCCCATAAACGGAAAACCCCCGTAAATACGGGGGTTTGCGCGTCGTGTCAAACTATAATTGCTTGTGTCAAACTTTAACCTTTTGTGTCAATCTATAATCCGTGCAACCACCTCATGAGGAGCTCAAAGTCAAATACCAGACGGGATGGATGGTTTCCGTGACCAAGAAACCCGTAGCAACTGAGATGCTCCGTGAGGCATTTCGCACCGTGATGATGACCGGTGACCGTGAACCTGCAGGGCTCTACGACATAGAAGACCTGCTCTGGTTTAGGTCGGTGGTCCGGGGCCTGCCCTTCCCGCCTCAAGAACTGTTCGGCTCTGCTCTGGAGCCAGGGAAATGGCCGCCTTTTCTGAACGGAAGCCTGGCCATCAATGGCGCGACCGCGGATCGACTGGAATCCTTGCTGGAGCGCAGCATGGAGCGAAAGGGTTTGGTGCTTTTTCCGGAAAGCGAGGATGCGCTCTGTGATTCGCTGAACCTGCTCGGTGGGGGTGGTGATGAACGCTGCTGTGCTGAGCTGGTCGGTGGACCGTATCACGGATCGTTTCGCGTCTTCGCCCTGGACGATGATGTCTGGCTGAACCTCTTGGCCATACCCCGGGGATCGCCGGTAGACACGCCAGGCCTGGCTGAGTGCCTGCATCAGACGCTCGGCGAAATCGATGTTGGAGCCCCGGGCCTGGCCGCCATCAATTTCTGGTTAGAGAACCTCATCCAGGGGCACTCATGGAACCAGAGCCTGCTCCTTCTGGGTATGGTTGAGAGCATGCTGGCGACTATCGCCGCATGGCGCGAAGCTGATCGGCCGGCGGATCACAGGTAGCTCAAAGATCGAGGTCGACTTACTGGGTGAGCGCGATCGGGAAGGTATA from Pseudomonas putida encodes the following:
- a CDS encoding glycoside hydrolase family 15 protein, whose amino-acid sequence is MRINQQLAAGKAEYPTIASLAAIGDGRSMALVGPDGNVEWFCPQRFDATPMIWPLLDRQRGGRLQLSTPGDVKTHYLDDSAVLEFEVHSASGSARVTLCMEWPGSDDQQRLLWQVDGLAGRCEFTLQFEPRPDFGSVAGEASISAEGLTYSYMGQQLLLQANCALYPDGEGWKGAISVDAGGRAGVSLSVSLEQDAPPVPVSIESVPARIEATLVAWRDWCAALECPAAYRGAVVRSAISLKLLIYAPSGAVVAAGTTSLPEHLGGERNWDYRYTWFRDAGLTLGALFGLGCRDQAHRWAQWMQRTIEQHGTPLAVLYDVNGAAPPPERNIEGVDGYRGSRPVRVGNAADGQFQLDVYGELLECVSICDSMGDDAMRAHWPHMRAAADFIAAHWQEPDQSIWEMRSAPRHYVHSKVMAWAGLQRALWLKRRHDLDGDEESWVNQAEALRQLVLRRGVSAGGNNFVRALDDDRLDASLLLLARVGFVEGGDERFVNTVDMIRKQLDEGGGALRRYPAEISDGLEGREGAFFICSFWLVEALVQTGRPREAKELFEQLLQRKGEHGLFAEEFDTRSGQHLGNVPQAFSHVGLINAALSLGSAD
- a CDS encoding SDR family NAD(P)-dependent oxidoreductase codes for the protein MTDREQTAVICGGTAGVGRATAHAFAQAGYRVAVIARGEQGLADTRNELEAAGAKVLAIAADVADPEAIDQAADRIEAELGPIEIWVNAAMATVFGPVNKISAAEFKRVTDVTYLGFVHGTLAALRHMESRNRGTIVQVGSALSYRAILLQSAYCAAKFAIRGFTDSLRCELIHTNSRVRLTMVQLPAHNTPQFDWSRNKMQKRPQPVPPIHTPAVAARAIVRAATDAPRELWIGRASFQAIIGNMFMPGLLDRMMAKQAWSGQMTDSPAGDEQPDNLFHPVEGLHRLEGRFGAQAKDKALGLSSESVGKLATGALALVMVICVAAVVAIAR
- a CDS encoding dTDP-glucose 4,6-dehydratase, which produces MGMDAHMQMMERRHIATLWCHFVNVLLGFWVLSAPFIFGYMNVAPGDLDLPRLAAERDLPEVATRALLMTWNDVISGALIVLFAILSLKRISWAQWANTIMGLWLMFAPLLFWTPSPASYGNALLVGGLVIAFSTLVPMMPGMSMSGMMQKAAVPPGWDYNPSTWLQRLPIAILAVIGILLARYLTAYQLGHTSNAWDPFFGTQPNGTETIITSDMSRAWPVSDAGIGVMAYMIELLMAVMGDARRWRTMPWMVAAFGVVVVPLGVVSIFFIIAQPIFIGTWCTLCLAQALAMLVMMPYALDELVAMGQFLKDARRRGKPFWRTFFKGDAMEGAREDNTPEFDGSLSSMTLRGLRGVNLPWGLALLCIIGVWLMSTRLIFGTDGAMANSDHLMGSLLLTVSVLACAEVARPLRFLNLPIGAWLLASPAFLDGAGFAATVGSLIAGALVIGLSLPRGPIHHRYAGWNALLR
- a CDS encoding four-helix bundle copper-binding protein; translation: MTNSMFASCIQACSNCALVCETCASACLREDDVKMMARCIELDRDCADICRLAAILMSRESDYAKEFCALCAKICRACGEECAKHQVDHCQECAKACMKCAEECERMAA
- a CDS encoding IS5-like element ISPa41 family transposase, producing MSQMSFSDFEYAGKRKQTRRERFLAEMDQVVPWAGLLELIEPFYPKAGGGRKPYPLETMLRIHLLQNWFSLSDPAMEEALYEITPMRQFARLTLSAPIPEDTTIMNFRHLLEKHQLAPAILAVINGYLQEKGLSLRQGTIVDATIIHAPSSTKNKEGKRDPEMHQTKKGGQYFFGMKAHIGADVESGLVHHVHGTAANVADVTQVAELLHGEENAVYADAGYTGVERREEHENRGVIWQIAARRSTYSKLNQRSVLYKAKRKIEFCKAQTRAKVEHPFRVIKRQFGYVKVRFRGLMKNTAQLTTLFALANLWRVRKQLMGMGEVRV